The Synchiropus splendidus isolate RoL2022-P1 chromosome 11, RoL_Sspl_1.0, whole genome shotgun sequence genome contains a region encoding:
- the bod1l1 gene encoding biorientation of chromosomes in cell division protein 1-like 1 isoform X2, with protein sequence MAGLPPGDPQLVSMIVSHLKTRGLFDQFRRDCLADVDTKPAYLNLKQRVDNFVSNHLSNHTWSPHLNKNQLRNNIRQLVLQSGMLEQGVDRIVAQVVDPKVNHIFRPHVERVVREFLSPGSVSEDEPLPPLPSTETKADGSSSVPEPASSSAPTSAAPGSALSILDTISSLNQEVKLPEGEGKGSDEPMELAEEDEKDMSLDEEDEEQPARKTLEEAEETKSAAVEVQSVEVKMDDTPEETGESKERHADHIKVEEEDQKEEEKDKPGTKSAERPSEEKQEEDLLKTESQAKQKARERMKEEYSLEDSDLDGLSDITVSSVHTSDLSSFEEQSEDEVQPSDSSEEGEITTDGEQSTNKDDSLSGEGDKTLKPRRKAYVHKPFLYSRYYSDSDDEVTVEERRRSAAKDKEERLLKRQQNRERMEERRKQKAAQAEEQDRRKQRKKESDGQRPRAKEARKEQKVLEKKMALSRKRKLDSRKQVDPSIKKKGDAGDGLKKTELMSAPRPPQQKPIRHLSEGSDEKHRKKSVEDSSDGKKLPDKNKTHSFILELEQGSQEALKQRSLGKFDRQPRKERKEKEQSLSEERSKLKKKPEYPADDSSLSEAAKVTSDEKEKKLKMKSERKLSTSAKDLKSSGSDVAPEEGSRDKKMKALSVESTKVDKNRDKDKIKEKEKLKEKSLIKGEAKVLSRPDSAGSKERSDMEPGSEGGKKREKHKDLLKRSKSHSEDRQGDKSKSKADNREGEKPKSCSDANKDPKRVKPEKEKTLQRSKSREETKTPVLSKMEKKSVEGKQMLKSESVKEKKQKVSDSPLPEKSEAKKKKMDKKEKAEKKEESHKEKKASKVVSKSEEHLKKETLLPDTSTDSEPVANPAITSDDTCDALSDITPEPSECEAEPQPRRMMPIEADALLTLMDVCTSAEARLPETRLDHVTLLDADLKMKEAALALLSMDPDSALPTSFIHTEPGQGPATAEVMEATADDSTNVPTTGELPPAEHTPGTSGEPKIQDIEMEVSVGETAEILPPQEDLIVIAEAEEGEPLEVTPETQPDIEPTAPPAGDDDEASKKAEEVDRNNESLSESSCAQEQTQQEDAHSKMDIMVEEVAHAEGQAEMDVDNSVQVDKQEAAAADGVLVTKSEDHQSSDLNVPEEKEADEHSEEKSGRGSPAATAQCEEARESIEVEVENNVDQSDETSNSEPGQTSATEKDIGASAHQKELDMAEEERMEGRLSMQTVPEETDLSGDTSKPTEQPTAEVEPCSLKEKEEAHDSKPEVLPAVAESSSNVSGSESQEDEKASAPSLKEEKVVGRGRRKRKRKPFSPTVAEGRESGEETGTKKTREETSVVESDKQKVVEVKTPRRGRPPKNTEESQKLKAEEPKRPEDPPVRRGRRSAAAVQETSNGTPKRKEEETETPTKSTDPENVEEAAAPQTSQAQAVPGGSDAAGGAVEDVTDNKDEENPANVLPEEPTASRKMVEEESGSQAEAPAEDLSLERKTQEEQGETVEDKQAPKEQDDGVQEQCADKAKEDDVSQSNTDGGAAGVCTENKPDQEKHKEEQETIQKKPARRGRPPKAAAAAVTTDNSDKTEEKEGEQNEGEEDEDDTKTRATTRSASRLVAERNKPSKPSTRASRQSGKDESAAGSRGTRGQAAAAAATKGGRKREASPPAARTRGGQKPEEPPSKRAKR encoded by the exons ATGGCAGGTTTACCGCCCGGTGATCCCCAGCTGGTGTCGATGATCgtcagtcatttaaaaacacgGGGACTGTTCGACCAGTTCAGGAGGGATTGTTTGGCAGACGTGGACACCAAG ccagcaTACTTAAACCTGAAGCAAAGAGTGGacaactttgtctccaatcACCTTTCCAACCACACATGGAGCCCTCACTTAAACAAGAACCAGCTGAGAAATAACATCAGGCAGCTTGTCCTTCA GTCTGGAATGCTGGAACAGGGAGTGGATCGGATAGTGGCTCAGGTGGTGGACCCCAAGGTCAACCACATATTCAGGCCACATGTGGAGAGAGTTGTCCGTGAATTTTTGTCTCCTGGCAGTGTTTCTGAAGACGAGCCACTTCCACCGCTCCCCTCTACTGAGACCAAAGCAGACGGAAGCAGTAGTGTTCCTGAGCCAG CTTCATCTTCTGCTCCTACTTCAGCGGCTCCAGGAAGTGCCCTCTCCATCCTCGACACTATTTCCTCCCTGAACCAAGAGGTGAAGCTTCCAGAGGGAGAAGGGAAGGGCTCAGATGAGCCCATGGAGCTTGCTGAAGAGGATGAGAAAGATATGAGTCTTGATGAAGAAGACGAGGAACAACCTGCCAGGAAGACATTAGAAGAAGCGGAGGAGACCAAatcagcagcagtggaggtcCAGAGTGTCGAAGTGAAGATGGACGACACTCCGGAGGAGACTGGAGAGAGTAAAGAGAGGCATGCAGATCATATaaaggtggaagaggaggatcagaaagaggaagaaaaggacaaacctGGCACCAAATCAGCTGAAAGGCCTTCAGAAGAGAAACAAGAGGAGGATTTATTGAAGACGGAAAGTCAGGCCAAGCAGAAAGCCAGAGAGAGAATGAAAGAAG AGTATTCTCTGGAGGACTCCGACCTAGACGGCTTGAGTGACATCACAGTGAGCTCAGTCCACACGAGCGACCTGTCGTCTTTCGAAGAACAGAGTGAAGATGAAGTGCAGCCATCTGATTCTTCTGAAGAGGGGGAGATAACCACAGATG GTGAACAATCGACAAACAAAGACGACAGTCTCTCAGGAGAAGGAGACAAAACATTGAAGCCTCGGAGGAAAGCCTATGTTCACAAGCCTTTCCTCTACTCCCGCTATTATAGCGACTCTGATGATGAAGTCACTGTGGAGGAGCGGAGAAGATCTGCT GCCAAGGATAAAGAAGAAAGACTCCTCAAAAGgcagcaaaacagagagaggatggaggagagacgGAAACAAAAGGCAGCACAAGCAGAAGAGCAAG ATCgcagaaaacaaaggaaaaaagaatCTGATGGTCAGAGACCAAGAGCTAAAGAGGCTCGCAAGGAGCAGAAAGTCCTGGAGAAGAAAATGGCCCtcagcaggaagaggaagttAGATTCCAG AAAACAGGTGGATCCATCTATCAAGAAGAAGGGAGATGCAGGGGATGGCTTGAAGAAAACC GAGCTAATGTCTGCACCAAGACCCCCACAGCAAAAACCGATCCGACATTTGTCTGAAGGATCTGATGAAAAGCACCGCAAAAAGAGTGTCGAGGATTCCAGCGACGGCAAGAAGCtcccagacaaaaacaaaactcactcCTTCATCCTGGAGCTGGAGCAAGGATCCCAAGAGGCTCTCAAGCAACGTTCTCTGGGCAAATTTGACCGCCAGCCACGGAAAGAACGCAAAGAGAAGGAGCAAAGCTTGTCTGAGGAGCGTAGCAAGCTCAagaagaaaccagagtacccTGCTGATGATTCATCTCTGAGCGAAGCTGCGAAGGTTACCTCTGacgagaaagagaagaagctgaagatgaaaagCGAGAGGAAACTGAGTACTTCTGCGAAAGACCTGAAGAGTTCAGGCTCTGATGTAGCACCTGAGGAGGGCTCCAGAGACAAGAAGATGAAGGCTTTGTCAGTTGAGAGCACAAAGGTGGATAAGAACAGGGACAAAGACAAAATCAAAGAGAAGGAAAAGCTTAAAGAGAAATCTCTAATTAAAGGTGAGGCCAAGGTGCTGTCACGCCCAGATTCTGCCGGGTCTAAGGAGCGATCGGATATGGAGCCGGGATCTGAGGGTGGcaagaagagagagaaacacaagGATCTCCTGAAGAGATCCAAGAGCCACAGTGAAGACAGACAAGGTGACAAATCCAAATCTAAAGCCGACaacagagaaggagagaaacCAAAGTCCTGCTCTGATGCCAACAAGGACCCCAAAAGAGTCAAACCAGAAAAGGAGAAAACGCTTCAGAGATCCAAATCCAGAGAAGAAACCAAGACGCCAGTGCTATCcaagatggagaagaagagtgtAGAAGGGAAACAGATGCTCAAAAGTGAGAGCGTGAAGGAGAAGAAACAGAAAGTTTCTGATTCACCGCTTCCTGAGAAatctgaggcaaagaagaaaaagatggatAAGAAGGAAAAAGcagaaaagaaagaggaaagtCATAAGGAGAAGAAAGCTTCCAAGGTGGTTTCCAAGTCAGAGGAGCACTTGAAGAAAGAAACACTTCTTCCAGACACCAGCACTGACTCGGAGCCTGTCGCCAACCCCGCCATCACCTCTGATGATACGTGCGATGCCTTGAGTGACATCACACCGGAACCATCAGAGTGTGAGGCGGAGCCACAGCCCCGGCGCATGATGCCGATCGAGGCAGACGCACTGCTGACACTTATGGACGTCTGCACCTCGGCAGAGGCCAGGCTTCCTGAAACCCGGCTGGATCATGTGACCCTGCTGGACGCCgacttgaagatgaaggaggCAGCCCTGGCTCTGCTGTCCATGGACCCAGACAGCGCTCTGCCGACCAGCTTCATCCACACGGAGCCAGGACAAGGACCAGCTACTGCTGAAGTCATGGAGGCGACTGCTGATGACTCTACTAATGTACCCACCACAGGTGaactgccccctgctgagcaCACACCGGGCACTTCAG GAGAGCCAAAGATCCAAGACATTGAAATGGAGGTCTCAGTGGGTGAGACAGCTGAAATCCTCCCCCCTCAG GAGGATTTAATCGTCATAGCggaggcagaggaaggtgaaCCTTTGGAAGTGACGCCTGAAACGCAACCTGATATCgaaccaacagcaccacctgctggtgaCGATG ATGAAGCTTCCAAGAAAGCTGAAGAAGTCGACCGTAACAACGAATCTCTGTCGGAAAGTTCCTGCGCTCAAG AACAAACCCAGCAAGAAGATGCACACTCCAAGATGGACATTATG GTGGAAGAAGTGGCACATGCCGAGGGGCAGGCAGAGATGGACGTGGATAACA GTGTTCAGGTGGACAAACAGGAGGCTGCTGCAGCCGACGGGGTTCTTGTAACG AAAAGTGAGGACCACCAATCATCAGACCTAAATGTTCCAGAGGAAAAAGAAGCTGATGAACATTCGGAGGAGAAAAGTGGCAGAG GTTCACCTGCGGCGACGGCGCAGTGTGAAGAGGCCAGAGAGTCAATTGAG GTGGAGGTGGAAAATAATGTGGACCAGTCTGATGAAACCAGCAATAGTGAACCAGGCCAAACCTCTGCAACAGAAAAAGACATTG GTGCCTCTGCACATCAGAAGGAGTTGGATATGGCTGAAGAG gagaggatggaggggaGGCTGTCCATGCAGACTGTTCCAGAAGAGACAGATCTAA GTGGAGACACGAGTAAACCAACAGAGCAGCCAACAGCTGAG gtggaaCCATGCAGTttgaaggagaaggaagaggctCATGACAGTAAGCCAGAGGTTTTGCCTGCTGTCGCTGAGTCATCAA GTAATGTCTCTGGTTCAGAAAGCCAGGAAGATGAGAAGGCATCAGCCCCGTCTTTGAAG GAGGAGAAGGTGGTGGGAAGAGGAAGgcgaaagagaaagagaaaaccgTTCAGTCCGACTGTTGCTGAGGGGCGAGAATCTG GGGAGGAAACGGGAACAAAGAAAACACGAGAGGAGACCTCAGTGGTG GAATCCGACAAGCAGAAGGTTGTGGAGGTGAAAACACCACGCAGAGGTCGACCACCCAAAAACACTGAAGAATCGCAGAAACTCAAAGCAGAAGAGCCGAAGAGGCCTGAGGATCCCCCTGTTCGGAGAGGGAGACGCTCCGCAGCTGCAGTCCAGGAGACTTCAAATG GAACTCCTAAgcggaaggaggaggagactgaGACTCCCACAAAATCTACAGACCCTGAAAAC GTTGAGGAGGCGGCTGCTCCTCAGACCAGTCAGGCACAGGCAGTACCTGGAGGGAGTGATGCTGCTGGTGGAGCAGTGGAGGATGTGACTG ATAACAAAGATGAGGAGAACCCAGCGAACGTCTTGCCTGAGGAACCAACAGCAAGCAGAAAG ATGGTTGAAGAGGAGAGTGGGTCCCAAGCAGAAGCTCCTGCAG AAGACTTGTCattggaaaggaaaacacaagaaGAGCAGGGGGAAACAGTAGAG GACAAACAGGCTCCAAAGGAACAAGACGACGGGGTGCAGGAGCAGTGTGCTGACAAGGCCAAGGAAGACGATG TGAGTCAGTCCAACACTGATGGGGGCGCAGCAGGTGTCTGCACTGAGAACAAACCTGATCAG GAGAAGCATAAAGAAGAACAGGAGACGATCCAGAAGAAACCAGCTCGCCGTGGACGACCACCaaaggcagcagctgcagcagtcacTACAGATAATTCAG ACAAGACGGAGGAAAAAGAGGGTGAGCAgaatgaaggtgaggaggacgaggatgacACCAAAACTAGAGCGACCACCCGGTCGGCATCTCGCCTGGTGGCTGAAAG GAACAAGCCTAGTAAACCGTCGACCCGAGCAAGTCGACAGAGCGGTAAAGACGAGAGCGCCGCTGGCAGCCG CGGGACGAGAGGCCAGGCTGCGGCAGCGGCAGCCACCAAGGGGGGCCGCAAACGGGAGGCAAGCCCTCCTGCTGCGCGGACACGGGGAGGACAGAAACCAGAGGAGCCCCCTTCCAAGAGAGCCAAGCGTTAA
- the bod1l1 gene encoding biorientation of chromosomes in cell division protein 1-like 1 isoform X1, with protein sequence MAGLPPGDPQLVSMIVSHLKTRGLFDQFRRDCLADVDTKPAYLNLKQRVDNFVSNHLSNHTWSPHLNKNQLRNNIRQLVLQSGMLEQGVDRIVAQVVDPKVNHIFRPHVERVVREFLSPGSVSEDEPLPPLPSTETKADGSSSVPEPASSSAPTSAAPGSALSILDTISSLNQEVKLPEGEGKGSDEPMELAEEDEKDMSLDEEDEEQPARKTLEEAEETKSAAVEVQSVEVKMDDTPEETGESKERHADHIKVEEEDQKEEEKDKPGTKSAERPSEEKQEEDLLKTESQAKQKARERMKEEYSLEDSDLDGLSDITVSSVHTSDLSSFEEQSEDEVQPSDSSEEGEITTDGEQSTNKDDSLSGEGDKTLKPRRKAYVHKPFLYSRYYSDSDDEVTVEERRRSAAKDKEERLLKRQQNRERMEERRKQKAAQAEEQDRRKQRKKESDGQRPRAKEARKEQKVLEKKMALSRKRKLDSRKQVDPSIKKKGDAGDGLKKTELMSAPRPPQQKPIRHLSEGSDEKHRKKSVEDSSDGKKLPDKNKTHSFILELEQGSQEALKQRSLGKFDRQPRKERKEKEQSLSEERSKLKKKPEYPADDSSLSEAAKVTSDEKEKKLKMKSERKLSTSAKDLKSSGSDVAPEEGSRDKKMKALSVESTKVDKNRDKDKIKEKEKLKEKSLIKGEAKVLSRPDSAGSKERSDMEPGSEGGKKREKHKDLLKRSKSHSEDRQGDKSKSKADNREGEKPKSCSDANKDPKRVKPEKEKTLQRSKSREETKTPVLSKMEKKSVEGKQMLKSESVKEKKQKVSDSPLPEKSEAKKKKMDKKEKAEKKEESHKEKKASKVVSKSEEHLKKETLLPDTSTDSEPVANPAITSDDTCDALSDITPEPSECEAEPQPRRMMPIEADALLTLMDVCTSAEARLPETRLDHVTLLDADLKMKEAALALLSMDPDSALPTSFIHTEPGQGPATAEVMEATADDSTNVPTTGELPPAEHTPGTSGEPKIQDIEMEVSVGETAEILPPQEDLIVIAEAEEGEPLEVTPETQPDIEPTAPPAGDDDEASKKAEEVDRNNESLSESSCAQEQTQQEDAHSKMDIMVEEVAHAEGQAEMDVDNSVQVDKQEAAAADGVLVTKSEDHQSSDLNVPEEKEADEHSEEKSGRGSPAATAQCEEARESIEVEVENNVDQSDETSNSEPGQTSATEKDIGASAHQKELDMAEEERMEGRLSMQTVPEETDLSGDTSKPTEQPTAEVEPCSLKEKEEAHDSKPEVLPAVAESSSNVSGSESQEDEKASAPSLKEEKVVGRGRRKRKRKPFSPTVAEGRESGEETGTKKTREETSVVESDKQKVVEVKTPRRGRPPKNTEESQKLKAEEPKRPEDPPVRRGRRSAAAVQETSNGTPKRKEEETETPTKSTDPENQVEEAAAPQTSQAQAVPGGSDAAGGAVEDVTDNKDEENPANVLPEEPTASRKMVEEESGSQAEAPAEDLSLERKTQEEQGETVEDKQAPKEQDDGVQEQCADKAKEDDVSQSNTDGGAAGVCTENKPDQEKHKEEQETIQKKPARRGRPPKAAAAAVTTDNSDKTEEKEGEQNEGEEDEDDTKTRATTRSASRLVAERNKPSKPSTRASRQSGKDESAAGSRGTRGQAAAAAATKGGRKREASPPAARTRGGQKPEEPPSKRAKR encoded by the exons ATGGCAGGTTTACCGCCCGGTGATCCCCAGCTGGTGTCGATGATCgtcagtcatttaaaaacacgGGGACTGTTCGACCAGTTCAGGAGGGATTGTTTGGCAGACGTGGACACCAAG ccagcaTACTTAAACCTGAAGCAAAGAGTGGacaactttgtctccaatcACCTTTCCAACCACACATGGAGCCCTCACTTAAACAAGAACCAGCTGAGAAATAACATCAGGCAGCTTGTCCTTCA GTCTGGAATGCTGGAACAGGGAGTGGATCGGATAGTGGCTCAGGTGGTGGACCCCAAGGTCAACCACATATTCAGGCCACATGTGGAGAGAGTTGTCCGTGAATTTTTGTCTCCTGGCAGTGTTTCTGAAGACGAGCCACTTCCACCGCTCCCCTCTACTGAGACCAAAGCAGACGGAAGCAGTAGTGTTCCTGAGCCAG CTTCATCTTCTGCTCCTACTTCAGCGGCTCCAGGAAGTGCCCTCTCCATCCTCGACACTATTTCCTCCCTGAACCAAGAGGTGAAGCTTCCAGAGGGAGAAGGGAAGGGCTCAGATGAGCCCATGGAGCTTGCTGAAGAGGATGAGAAAGATATGAGTCTTGATGAAGAAGACGAGGAACAACCTGCCAGGAAGACATTAGAAGAAGCGGAGGAGACCAAatcagcagcagtggaggtcCAGAGTGTCGAAGTGAAGATGGACGACACTCCGGAGGAGACTGGAGAGAGTAAAGAGAGGCATGCAGATCATATaaaggtggaagaggaggatcagaaagaggaagaaaaggacaaacctGGCACCAAATCAGCTGAAAGGCCTTCAGAAGAGAAACAAGAGGAGGATTTATTGAAGACGGAAAGTCAGGCCAAGCAGAAAGCCAGAGAGAGAATGAAAGAAG AGTATTCTCTGGAGGACTCCGACCTAGACGGCTTGAGTGACATCACAGTGAGCTCAGTCCACACGAGCGACCTGTCGTCTTTCGAAGAACAGAGTGAAGATGAAGTGCAGCCATCTGATTCTTCTGAAGAGGGGGAGATAACCACAGATG GTGAACAATCGACAAACAAAGACGACAGTCTCTCAGGAGAAGGAGACAAAACATTGAAGCCTCGGAGGAAAGCCTATGTTCACAAGCCTTTCCTCTACTCCCGCTATTATAGCGACTCTGATGATGAAGTCACTGTGGAGGAGCGGAGAAGATCTGCT GCCAAGGATAAAGAAGAAAGACTCCTCAAAAGgcagcaaaacagagagaggatggaggagagacgGAAACAAAAGGCAGCACAAGCAGAAGAGCAAG ATCgcagaaaacaaaggaaaaaagaatCTGATGGTCAGAGACCAAGAGCTAAAGAGGCTCGCAAGGAGCAGAAAGTCCTGGAGAAGAAAATGGCCCtcagcaggaagaggaagttAGATTCCAG AAAACAGGTGGATCCATCTATCAAGAAGAAGGGAGATGCAGGGGATGGCTTGAAGAAAACC GAGCTAATGTCTGCACCAAGACCCCCACAGCAAAAACCGATCCGACATTTGTCTGAAGGATCTGATGAAAAGCACCGCAAAAAGAGTGTCGAGGATTCCAGCGACGGCAAGAAGCtcccagacaaaaacaaaactcactcCTTCATCCTGGAGCTGGAGCAAGGATCCCAAGAGGCTCTCAAGCAACGTTCTCTGGGCAAATTTGACCGCCAGCCACGGAAAGAACGCAAAGAGAAGGAGCAAAGCTTGTCTGAGGAGCGTAGCAAGCTCAagaagaaaccagagtacccTGCTGATGATTCATCTCTGAGCGAAGCTGCGAAGGTTACCTCTGacgagaaagagaagaagctgaagatgaaaagCGAGAGGAAACTGAGTACTTCTGCGAAAGACCTGAAGAGTTCAGGCTCTGATGTAGCACCTGAGGAGGGCTCCAGAGACAAGAAGATGAAGGCTTTGTCAGTTGAGAGCACAAAGGTGGATAAGAACAGGGACAAAGACAAAATCAAAGAGAAGGAAAAGCTTAAAGAGAAATCTCTAATTAAAGGTGAGGCCAAGGTGCTGTCACGCCCAGATTCTGCCGGGTCTAAGGAGCGATCGGATATGGAGCCGGGATCTGAGGGTGGcaagaagagagagaaacacaagGATCTCCTGAAGAGATCCAAGAGCCACAGTGAAGACAGACAAGGTGACAAATCCAAATCTAAAGCCGACaacagagaaggagagaaacCAAAGTCCTGCTCTGATGCCAACAAGGACCCCAAAAGAGTCAAACCAGAAAAGGAGAAAACGCTTCAGAGATCCAAATCCAGAGAAGAAACCAAGACGCCAGTGCTATCcaagatggagaagaagagtgtAGAAGGGAAACAGATGCTCAAAAGTGAGAGCGTGAAGGAGAAGAAACAGAAAGTTTCTGATTCACCGCTTCCTGAGAAatctgaggcaaagaagaaaaagatggatAAGAAGGAAAAAGcagaaaagaaagaggaaagtCATAAGGAGAAGAAAGCTTCCAAGGTGGTTTCCAAGTCAGAGGAGCACTTGAAGAAAGAAACACTTCTTCCAGACACCAGCACTGACTCGGAGCCTGTCGCCAACCCCGCCATCACCTCTGATGATACGTGCGATGCCTTGAGTGACATCACACCGGAACCATCAGAGTGTGAGGCGGAGCCACAGCCCCGGCGCATGATGCCGATCGAGGCAGACGCACTGCTGACACTTATGGACGTCTGCACCTCGGCAGAGGCCAGGCTTCCTGAAACCCGGCTGGATCATGTGACCCTGCTGGACGCCgacttgaagatgaaggaggCAGCCCTGGCTCTGCTGTCCATGGACCCAGACAGCGCTCTGCCGACCAGCTTCATCCACACGGAGCCAGGACAAGGACCAGCTACTGCTGAAGTCATGGAGGCGACTGCTGATGACTCTACTAATGTACCCACCACAGGTGaactgccccctgctgagcaCACACCGGGCACTTCAG GAGAGCCAAAGATCCAAGACATTGAAATGGAGGTCTCAGTGGGTGAGACAGCTGAAATCCTCCCCCCTCAG GAGGATTTAATCGTCATAGCggaggcagaggaaggtgaaCCTTTGGAAGTGACGCCTGAAACGCAACCTGATATCgaaccaacagcaccacctgctggtgaCGATG ATGAAGCTTCCAAGAAAGCTGAAGAAGTCGACCGTAACAACGAATCTCTGTCGGAAAGTTCCTGCGCTCAAG AACAAACCCAGCAAGAAGATGCACACTCCAAGATGGACATTATG GTGGAAGAAGTGGCACATGCCGAGGGGCAGGCAGAGATGGACGTGGATAACA GTGTTCAGGTGGACAAACAGGAGGCTGCTGCAGCCGACGGGGTTCTTGTAACG AAAAGTGAGGACCACCAATCATCAGACCTAAATGTTCCAGAGGAAAAAGAAGCTGATGAACATTCGGAGGAGAAAAGTGGCAGAG GTTCACCTGCGGCGACGGCGCAGTGTGAAGAGGCCAGAGAGTCAATTGAG GTGGAGGTGGAAAATAATGTGGACCAGTCTGATGAAACCAGCAATAGTGAACCAGGCCAAACCTCTGCAACAGAAAAAGACATTG GTGCCTCTGCACATCAGAAGGAGTTGGATATGGCTGAAGAG gagaggatggaggggaGGCTGTCCATGCAGACTGTTCCAGAAGAGACAGATCTAA GTGGAGACACGAGTAAACCAACAGAGCAGCCAACAGCTGAG gtggaaCCATGCAGTttgaaggagaaggaagaggctCATGACAGTAAGCCAGAGGTTTTGCCTGCTGTCGCTGAGTCATCAA GTAATGTCTCTGGTTCAGAAAGCCAGGAAGATGAGAAGGCATCAGCCCCGTCTTTGAAG GAGGAGAAGGTGGTGGGAAGAGGAAGgcgaaagagaaagagaaaaccgTTCAGTCCGACTGTTGCTGAGGGGCGAGAATCTG GGGAGGAAACGGGAACAAAGAAAACACGAGAGGAGACCTCAGTGGTG GAATCCGACAAGCAGAAGGTTGTGGAGGTGAAAACACCACGCAGAGGTCGACCACCCAAAAACACTGAAGAATCGCAGAAACTCAAAGCAGAAGAGCCGAAGAGGCCTGAGGATCCCCCTGTTCGGAGAGGGAGACGCTCCGCAGCTGCAGTCCAGGAGACTTCAAATG GAACTCCTAAgcggaaggaggaggagactgaGACTCCCACAAAATCTACAGACCCTGAAAAC CAGGTTGAGGAGGCGGCTGCTCCTCAGACCAGTCAGGCACAGGCAGTACCTGGAGGGAGTGATGCTGCTGGTGGAGCAGTGGAGGATGTGACTG ATAACAAAGATGAGGAGAACCCAGCGAACGTCTTGCCTGAGGAACCAACAGCAAGCAGAAAG ATGGTTGAAGAGGAGAGTGGGTCCCAAGCAGAAGCTCCTGCAG AAGACTTGTCattggaaaggaaaacacaagaaGAGCAGGGGGAAACAGTAGAG GACAAACAGGCTCCAAAGGAACAAGACGACGGGGTGCAGGAGCAGTGTGCTGACAAGGCCAAGGAAGACGATG TGAGTCAGTCCAACACTGATGGGGGCGCAGCAGGTGTCTGCACTGAGAACAAACCTGATCAG GAGAAGCATAAAGAAGAACAGGAGACGATCCAGAAGAAACCAGCTCGCCGTGGACGACCACCaaaggcagcagctgcagcagtcacTACAGATAATTCAG ACAAGACGGAGGAAAAAGAGGGTGAGCAgaatgaaggtgaggaggacgaggatgacACCAAAACTAGAGCGACCACCCGGTCGGCATCTCGCCTGGTGGCTGAAAG GAACAAGCCTAGTAAACCGTCGACCCGAGCAAGTCGACAGAGCGGTAAAGACGAGAGCGCCGCTGGCAGCCG CGGGACGAGAGGCCAGGCTGCGGCAGCGGCAGCCACCAAGGGGGGCCGCAAACGGGAGGCAAGCCCTCCTGCTGCGCGGACACGGGGAGGACAGAAACCAGAGGAGCCCCCTTCCAAGAGAGCCAAGCGTTAA